A window of Apium graveolens cultivar Ventura chromosome 8, ASM990537v1, whole genome shotgun sequence contains these coding sequences:
- the LOC141679052 gene encoding organelle RRM domain-containing protein 1, chloroplastic isoform X2: MVLVTTTSVSSPPTSIITFISISKTSPKFIKSICSSFLLKNQTLSYNTSSRYRVNAVSTSLYYNTYTSIHQRHWIVVMDTPPKFLNSRPHIIDYYVQTILSVFGSQKDAEMCLYDASCETHFGFCCYVDEQVAQDIACLPGVLSVRPDQDFHIVRKDSGYYKVQPNSPSSSSKESSWLLPLNNLKHWLVRTEKPLVGVMEKPQVVDYYVQILLKILGNEKDAQMCMYDVFWQSNFGFCSVLDDVCAQELAGVPGVLSVQTDEKWESDDSGAQYILQSSDSADLSAAAQTISIGTKKLFVTGLSFYTSEKTLRAAFEGFGELVEVKIIMDKISKRSKGYAFVEYTTEAAASAALREMNGKIINGWMIVVDVAKKNPPKYSTDRRLSIEKRDY, from the exons ATGGTATTGGTAACAACAACAAGTGTGTCATCCCCACCAACTAGCATCATCACATTCATAAGCATTTCTAAAACCTCACCTAAATTCATCAAAAGCATCTGCTCTTCCTTTTTGCTTAAAAACCAAACACTTTCTTATAACACCAGCAGCAGATACAGAGTTAATGCTGTTTCAACATCACTTTATTACAATACATACACCAGCATCCATCAGCGCCACTGGATAGTTGTCATGGATACCCCTCCCAAATTTCTTAATTCTAGACCCCATATTATTGATTATTATGTCCAAACTATACTTTCTGTTTTCGGCAG TCAAAAAGATGCTGAAATGTGTTTATATGATGCTTCTTGTGAAACCCATTTTGGCTTCTGCTGCTATGTTGATGAACAAGTGGCCCAGGATATAGCAT GTTTACCGGGGGTGCTCTCAGTAAGGCCAGACCAAGATTTTCATATTGTAAGAAAGGACTCCGGTTATTACAAGGTTCAACCAAATTCTCCATCGAGCTCTTCCAAGGAAAGTTCATGGCTGTTGCCTTTAAACAATTTAAAACACTGGCTAGTTCGCACGGAGAAACCATTGGTTGGAGTCATGGAAAAACCACAAGTGGTTGACTACTATGttcaaatattattaaaaattttgggGAA TGAAAAGGATGCCCAAATGTGTATGTATGATGTATTTTGGCAATCCAACTTTGGTTTCTGTTCTGTACTGGATGATGTGTGTGCACAGGAGTTAGCAG GAGTTCCTGGAGTTCTATCTGTCCAGACTGATGAAAAATGGGAGTCTGATGATTCCGGAG CTCAGTATATCTTACAGTCTAGTGATTCTGCTGATTTGTCAGCGGCTGCCCAAACGATCAGCATAGGAACAAAAAAGCTGTTTGTTACTG GTCTATCTTTTTATACATCTGAAAAAACTTTGCGTGCAGCATTTGAAGGGTTTGGTGAGCTTGTTGAAG TAAAAATCATAATGGACAAGATCTCCAAGAGGTCTAAAGGATATGCATTCGTAGAGTATACTACTGAGGCAGCAGCGAGCGCAGCCCTGAGAGAAATGAATGGCAAG ATCATTAATGGTTGGATGATTGTAGTTGATGTTGCCAAGAAGAATCCACCAAAATACAGCACGGACCGAAGATTGTCAATTGAAAAAAGAGATTACTAG
- the LOC141679052 gene encoding organelle RRM domain-containing protein 1, chloroplastic isoform X1, which translates to MVLVTTTSVSSPPTSIITFISISKTSPKFIKSICSSFLLKNQTLSYNTSSRYRVNAVSTSLYYNTYTSIHQRHWIVVMDTPPKFLNSRPHIIDYYVQTILSVFGSQKDAEMCLYDASCETHFGFCCYVDEQVAQDIASSMYYIGLPGVLSVRPDQDFHIVRKDSGYYKVQPNSPSSSSKESSWLLPLNNLKHWLVRTEKPLVGVMEKPQVVDYYVQILLKILGNEKDAQMCMYDVFWQSNFGFCSVLDDVCAQELAGVPGVLSVQTDEKWESDDSGAQYILQSSDSADLSAAAQTISIGTKKLFVTGLSFYTSEKTLRAAFEGFGELVEVKIIMDKISKRSKGYAFVEYTTEAAASAALREMNGKIINGWMIVVDVAKKNPPKYSTDRRLSIEKRDY; encoded by the exons ATGGTATTGGTAACAACAACAAGTGTGTCATCCCCACCAACTAGCATCATCACATTCATAAGCATTTCTAAAACCTCACCTAAATTCATCAAAAGCATCTGCTCTTCCTTTTTGCTTAAAAACCAAACACTTTCTTATAACACCAGCAGCAGATACAGAGTTAATGCTGTTTCAACATCACTTTATTACAATACATACACCAGCATCCATCAGCGCCACTGGATAGTTGTCATGGATACCCCTCCCAAATTTCTTAATTCTAGACCCCATATTATTGATTATTATGTCCAAACTATACTTTCTGTTTTCGGCAG TCAAAAAGATGCTGAAATGTGTTTATATGATGCTTCTTGTGAAACCCATTTTGGCTTCTGCTGCTATGTTGATGAACAAGTGGCCCAGGATATAGCAT CTTCTATGTATTATATAGGTTTACCGGGGGTGCTCTCAGTAAGGCCAGACCAAGATTTTCATATTGTAAGAAAGGACTCCGGTTATTACAAGGTTCAACCAAATTCTCCATCGAGCTCTTCCAAGGAAAGTTCATGGCTGTTGCCTTTAAACAATTTAAAACACTGGCTAGTTCGCACGGAGAAACCATTGGTTGGAGTCATGGAAAAACCACAAGTGGTTGACTACTATGttcaaatattattaaaaattttgggGAA TGAAAAGGATGCCCAAATGTGTATGTATGATGTATTTTGGCAATCCAACTTTGGTTTCTGTTCTGTACTGGATGATGTGTGTGCACAGGAGTTAGCAG GAGTTCCTGGAGTTCTATCTGTCCAGACTGATGAAAAATGGGAGTCTGATGATTCCGGAG CTCAGTATATCTTACAGTCTAGTGATTCTGCTGATTTGTCAGCGGCTGCCCAAACGATCAGCATAGGAACAAAAAAGCTGTTTGTTACTG GTCTATCTTTTTATACATCTGAAAAAACTTTGCGTGCAGCATTTGAAGGGTTTGGTGAGCTTGTTGAAG TAAAAATCATAATGGACAAGATCTCCAAGAGGTCTAAAGGATATGCATTCGTAGAGTATACTACTGAGGCAGCAGCGAGCGCAGCCCTGAGAGAAATGAATGGCAAG ATCATTAATGGTTGGATGATTGTAGTTGATGTTGCCAAGAAGAATCCACCAAAATACAGCACGGACCGAAGATTGTCAATTGAAAAAAGAGATTACTAG